TAGAGCGGTATCCACTGGGCGCACACCCCGCCGGGCTCGAGCGTCCGCCGGCACAGCTCGTAGTACTCCACCGTGTAGAGGTTCACCACCCCGGCCACGGCGGGCGGCATCGGCTCGGCGGTGATGACGTCGTAGCGCCGGTCCGTGCATAACAGGTAGTTCCGTCCGTCGTCCACGATCACCCGGGCCAGGGGGTTGGCCAGCACGTCCAGGTTGAACTTTGCGAAGAACGGTGCGCACTCTATCACCGCCGGGGCTATCTCCACGCAGTCCACCCGTTCCACCGTGTCGTACACCGCCAGGGCGCCGAAGGTGGAACCCGAGCCGAAGCAGATGACCAGCACGTCCCTGGGATCCGGGTGGACCAGCATGGGCAGGTGGGCCAGCATCCGGTTCTTGCGCATGTCGCTCACGGCGGTGTAGGTGGCCTGGTTCCCGTCTATCACCAGCCGGCGGGTGGTCACCCCCCCGTTGGCGGGGTCGTCGGCGCGCTCGCGCACCTCCACGGTCCCCGACTCGCTCTCGTCGTAGTAGAGGAGCGTCTCGCCTTCCCGGAGGAAATTCTCGCCCAGGCGGTCGAAGGGGAGCCAGAGGGCGCCGAAGGCGAGTGTGGCGGCGCAGGAGGTCAGGGCGAGGGTTTTCTTTTCGAGCCAGCGCCACGCCGCCGCCGCGGCCACCAGCACCGACAGCCCCGTCAACGAGAGCAGGCTCCCCTGGAACCCCAGGAGCGGTATCAGCAGGAAGCCGGTCGTCACGGCGCCCAGGATGGTCCCCGCCGAGTTGGCGGCGCAGAGCTCGCCCACCCGCCGGCCCACCCCGCCCGACTCCCGGGCGTAGAGCCGGACCGCCACGGGGAAGAGCATCCCCAAGAGAAACGTCGGCAGGAGCATGACGATCAAAGTCAGGACCAGCGAGCTGGCCACGAGAGAGCCCCAGCCGGTGAGCCCCCCGACGACGGCCTGGCTCGCGCGGCCCAGCGCCAGAGGCCAGTTGAGCGCCAGCCCCGTGGTCGCCAGCGCGCTAAAGGCCACCCCGATTTCACCCCAGACGAAGGCCCGCTGTGGTTTCTTGAGCCGCTTCACCAGCCAGGAGCCGAAGGCCCCGCCCAGCGCCAGCCCCACCAGGTACACCGCCAGCATGGCCGAGAAGGTGTAGGTGACGTTGGAGAACCAGAGGATGAGCATCCGGTTCCACACCAGCTCCAGCCCGAGGGCGGCGAAGCCGGAAATCGCGTAGAGCCAGAGGAGGAGGCGTCCCCGCCTGTCGGACGGTGCAGTCCGCCGAACCGGGTGGGGCTTGAGCTCCGCCGAGGCCGCGCGCGACAGGGCGAAGGCCCCGCCCGCCGCCGCCAGGTTGATCCCCGCCGCCAGCACGGTCGAGCCCCAGAGCCCCAGGTGCTCGATCAAAAAG
This window of the bacterium genome carries:
- a CDS encoding fused MFS/spermidine synthase, producing the protein MTSRLERFQLPAVAGLFLVSGAAGLVYEVVWLRQLSFVFGVTSQAATTVLAAFMGGMALGSWLLGRVADRMRRPLAFYAFLQAGVAATGLLVPLLLQLARLVYVPLYGATGGSGFLFTAVRATLALLVLLPTTTLMGATLPALARHTSRTREAIGRRTGLLYTLNTAGAVVGTLVTGFFLIEHLGLWGSTVLAAGINLAAAGGAFALSRAASAELKPHPVRRTAPSDRRGRLLLWLYAISGFAALGLELVWNRMLILWFSNVTYTFSAMLAVYLVGLALGGAFGSWLVKRLKKPQRAFVWGEIGVAFSALATTGLALNWPLALGRASQAVVGGLTGWGSLVASSLVLTLIVMLLPTFLLGMLFPVAVRLYARESGGVGRRVGELCAANSAGTILGAVTTGFLLIPLLGFQGSLLSLTGLSVLVAAAAAWRWLEKKTLALTSCAATLAFGALWLPFDRLGENFLREGETLLYYDESESGTVEVRERADDPANGGVTTRRLVIDGNQATYTAVSDMRKNRMLAHLPMLVHPDPRDVLVICFGSGSTFGALAVYDTVERVDCVEIAPAVIECAPFFAKFNLDVLANPLARVIVDDGRNYLLCTDRRYDVITAEPMPPAVAGVVNLYTVEYYELCRRTLEPGGVCAQWIPLYQLAVRDVRMLAASFARVFPHVQLWLTGDDIVLLGSGEPLYADPARFAAAARDPDIVRTLAEVGVPGPVALLDRLALDDAAFRSYVRGFEPVSDDRPVVEYSAPRNFHAPATVHDNLRAIETYRP